One Amblyomma americanum isolate KBUSLIRL-KWMA chromosome 8, ASM5285725v1, whole genome shotgun sequence DNA window includes the following coding sequences:
- the LOC144102708 gene encoding ubiquitin-conjugating enzyme E2 Z-like codes for MSRVQRAAGGNGSQTSSQDPTKLGNEAPSPMCLLRLKQELANMKAKPMQGVSISPDDNDASTIHALMIGPPDTPYEGGFFHFVIKCTRDYPTKPPRVHLSTPGTEGVQLNAHINDAGLVCLKMLGTYRGDSWNCSYNLSTVLLAIQGLLNKDCGIENAKRELAVVRHRDYVEHETIRVVVCDAVEDCLKDDSRYQTSFKHVVLEKFLEFYSKYEDLVKNRLPANGCEMKSYLGAIMGTYEYQRLLARLQELRKQVEESIQVVTATMTNDLMEAAV; via the coding sequence ATGTCGAGAGTGCAACGTGCTGCTGGTGGCAACGGCTCACAGACAAGCTCCCAGGACCCCACCAAGCTTGGAAATGAGGCGCCGTCACCTATGTGTCTTCTGAGACTGAAACAAGAGCTCGCTAATATGAAAGCCAAGCCTATGCAGGGAGTATCCATTTCCCCGGACGACAACGACGCCTCCACGATTCACGCTCTCATGATCGGTCCACCTGACACGCCGTACGAAGGAGGGTTCTTCCATTTTGTGATCAAATGTACGCGCGACTACCCAACCAAGCCACCACGCGTGCACCTGTCGACGCCGGGCACAGAGGGGGTGCAGCTCAACGCTCACATCAACGACGCCGGGTTAGTTTGCCTGAAAATGCTTGGCACTTATCGCGGAGACAGCTGGAACTGTTCCTACAACCTCAGCACGGTGCTCCTCGCCATCCAAGGCCTTCTTAACAAGGATTGCGGTATTGAGAATGCCAAGCGTGAGCTTGCAGTTGTCCGCCACAGGGATTACGTAGAGCACGAGACAATCAGAGTGGTCGTGTGTGATGCAGTAGAAGACTGCCTTAAGGATGACTCCAGGTACCAGACTTCTTTCAAGCACGTTGTGCTGGAGAAGTTTCTAGAGTTTTATAGCAAGTATGAAGATTTGGTAAAAAATAGGCTGCCTGCGAATGGCTGTGAAATGAAGTCATATTTGGGTGCGATCATGGGAACTTATGAATACCAGAGGCTGTTGGCCCGACTACAGGAGTTACGAAAGCAAGTGGAGGAATCAATCCAAGTAGTGACGGCTACAATGACCAATGACCTTATGGAGGCAGCAGTTTGA